One genomic segment of Pagrus major chromosome 13, Pma_NU_1.0 includes these proteins:
- the dlg4a gene encoding disks large homolog 4, with protein MSLPVRNLKCLSPVMCQCKVICSNRTLSLMFGCKKYRYQDEETPPLEHSPAHLAPGKSAEMLHMSDKNLAAMEAIHGYTPHTHISPVKPVLMSTGHTPMYTSAVSTLGNTPPVVVNTDTLDGSPYVNGTEGEIEYEEITLERGNSGLGFSIAGGTDNPHVGDDPSIFITKIIPGGAAAQDGRLSVNDCILFVNDVDVREVTHSQAVEALKEAGAIVRLYVLRRKPAAEKVTEIKLIKGPKGLGFSIAGGVGNQHIPGDNSIYVTKIIEGGAAHKDGRLQIGDKILAVNNVCLEDVMHEDAVGALKNTAEVVYLRVAKPNNLFLTNSYNPPDLTSTYSHMDTELSHPNYLGSDYPQALTPTSPSRFSPVLHGMMGDDDIPREPRRVLIHRGSTGLGFNIVGGEDGEGIFISFILAGGPADLSGELHKGDQILSVNGVDLRMATHEQAAAALKNAGQTVTIIAQYRPDEYSRFEAKIHDLREQLMNSSMGSGTTTLRSNPKRGFYIRALFDYDKTADCGFLSQALGFKFGDVLHVLDCGDEEWWQARKVSPQNEAEEVGFIPSKHRVERKEWSRVNTKERDHGRDSLSTQGRDKTSHSYETVTQVEVHYARPIIILGPVKDRINDDLLSEFPDKFGSCVPHTTRPKREYEVDGRDYHFVSSREQMEKDIQSHRFIEAGQYNSHLYGTSVQSVREVAEQQGKHCILDVSANAVRRLQAAQLHPIAIFVRPKSLENVLEINTRLTEEQARKGMDRALKLEQDFLECFSAVVEGDSFEEVYHKVKTVIEEQSGPYIWIPTRERL; from the exons AAGTACAGGTACCAGGATGAGGAGACGCCCCCCTTGGAGCACAGTCCAGCACATCTGGCTCCAGGGAAAAGTGCCGAGATGCTTCATATGAGTGACAAGAACCTTGCTGCCATGGAGGCCATACATGGCTACACACCACACACGCATATCTCTCCTGTCAAg CCTGTGTTGATGTCTACGGGACACACTCCAATGTACACCTCCGCTGTTTCCACACTG gGAAATACTCCTCCAGTGGTGGTGAACACTGACACACTCGATGGCTCCCCATAT GTGAACGGGACAGAGGGTGAAATCGAGTATGAGGAGATCACACTGGAGAGA GGTAACTCAGGCCTTGGCTTCAGCATAGCAGGAGGAACAGACAACCCGCATGTGGGCGACGACCCCAGCATCTTCATCACCAAAATTATACCTGGAGGAGCCGCAGCTCAGGATGGACGGCTGAG TGTGAACGACTGCATCTTATTTGTGAATGATGTTGACGTAAGGGAGGTGACACACAGCCAAGCTGTCGAAGCTCTCAAGGAGGCAGGTGCTATTGTCCGCCTCTATGTTCTCCGCAGGAAACCAGCTGCAGAGAAAGTCACTGAAATCAAACTCATCAAAGGGCCTAAAG GATTAGGTTTCAGCATTGCTGGAGGGGTGGGAAACCAGCACATACCAGGAGATAACAGTATCTATGTCACCAAGATCATTGAAGGCGGGGCGGCTCATAAAGATGGGCGTCTGCAGATCGGGGACAAGATCTTAGCG GTGAACAACGTGTGTCTGGAGGACGTGATGCACGAGGATGCGGTGGGGGCTCTGAAGAACACAGCCGAGGTGGTGTACCTCAGGGTGGCCAAGCCCAACAACCTGTTCCTGACCAACTCCTACAACCCCCCAGACCTCACCAGCA CATATTCCCATATGGATACGGAACTCAGCCACCCCAACTATCTTGGGTCAGATTACCCACAAGCCCTCACTCCCACCTCACCTAGTCGGTTTTCACCGGTTCTGCATGGCATGATGGGAGATGATGACATCCCCAG GGAGCCTCGTAGAGTTTTGATCCACCGAGGCTCCACCGGTTTGGGCTTCAACATTGTTGGAGGGGAGGACGGCGAGGGAATCTTTATCTCCTTCATCCTGGCAGGGGGGCCAGCTGACCTTAGCGGAGAGCTGCACAAGGGCGATCAGATCCTCAGC gtgaaCGGCGTGGACCTGCGTATGGCCACACATGAACAGGCAGCTGCAGCATTGAAGAACGCTGGCCAGACAGTGACCATCATCGCTCAATACAGACCTGATG agTACAGCCGCTTTGAGGCTAAGATCCATGACTTGAGGGAACAGCTGATGAACAGCAGCATGGGCTCCGGGACCACAACGCTAAGGAGCAACCCAAAGAGAGGCTTCTACATCAG GGCTCTTTTCGACTATGATAAGACTGCGGACTGTGGCTTCCTCAGTCAGGCACTGGGCTTCAAGTTTGGGGATGTGCTGCATGTGCTGGACTGCGGAGATGAGGAGTGGTGGCAGGCTCGTAAGGTCAGCCCTCAGAACGAGGCTGAGGAGGTTGGCTTCATCCCCAGCAAGCACAG ggtggagagaaaagagtgGTCCCGTGTGAACACCAAAGAGAGG GACCACGGTCGAGACAGCTTGAGCACTCAAG GGAGAGATAAGACCTCACACAGTTATGAGACAGTCACCCAGGTGGAAG TTCATTATGCGAGGCCCATCATCATTCTGGGCCCTGTGAAAGACAGGATAAATGATGACCTGTTGTCTGAGTTCCCTGATAAGTTTGGATCTTGTGTCCCAC ACACCACACGGCCCAAGAGGGAGTATGAGGTGGATGGGCGGGACTATCACTTTGTTTCTTCAAGGGAACAGATGGAGAAGGACATCCAGAGCCATCGGTTCATCGAGGCGGGCCAGTACAACAGTCACCTGTATGGCACCAGTGTACAGAGTGTCCGCGAGGTGGCTGAACAG CAAGGGAAACACTGCATCCTGGATGTATCGGCCAATGCTGTGCGCAGACTACAAGCAGCTCAGCTCCATCCCATCGCCATCTTTGTCCGGCCCAAGTCACTGGAGAATGTCCT AGAGATCAACACTCGCCTGACAGAGGAGCAGGCCAGGAAAGGAATGGATCGAGCCCTCAAACTAGAACAAGACTTCCTAGAGTGTTTCTCAG ctgtcGTGGAAGGGGACAGCTTTGAAGAGGTCTATCACAAAGTAAAGACAGTGATCGAGGAGCAATCAGGGCCTTACATCTGGATCCCCACTCGGGAGAGGCTGTGA